A DNA window from Parus major isolate Abel chromosome 9, Parus_major1.1, whole genome shotgun sequence contains the following coding sequences:
- the UBE2G2 gene encoding ubiquitin-conjugating enzyme E2 G2 isoform X2 yields the protein MAGTALKRLMAEYKQLTLNPPEGIVAGPMNEENFFEWEALIMGPEDTCFEYGVFPAILSFPLDYPLSPPKMRFTCEMFHPNIYPDGRVCISILHAPGDDPMGYESSAERWSPVQSVEKILLSVVSMLAEPNDESGANVDASKMWREDREQFNKIAKQIVQKSLGL from the exons AGCTGACCCTGAACCCACCAGAAGGGATTGTGGCAg GTCCCATGAATGAAGAGAACTTCTTTGAATGGGAAGCCCTGATCAT GGGTCCTGAAGACACCTGTTTTGAGTATGGGGTTTTCCCTGCTATCCTGAGTTTCCCACTCGATTACCCGTTGAGTCCTCCGAAGATGAGGTTCACGTGTGAGATGTTCCATCCCAACA tttatcCAGATGGGAGAGTCTGCATCTCTATCCTTCATGCTCCTGGGGATGATCCCATGGGATATGAGAGCAGCGCGGAACGGTGGAGCCCTGTGCAGAGTGTGGAGAAGATCCTCTTGTCAGTTGTTAGCATGCTGGCAG AGCCAAATGATGAAAGTGGAGCCAATGTAGATGCCTCCAAGATGTGGCGGGAAGACAGAGAACAATTCAACAAAATTGCCAAGCAGATTGTGCAGAAGTCACTCGGACTTTAA
- the UBE2G2 gene encoding ubiquitin-conjugating enzyme E2 G2 isoform X3, with protein MAHLLPELTLNPPEGIVAGPMNEENFFEWEALIMGPEDTCFEYGVFPAILSFPLDYPLSPPKMRFTCEMFHPNIYPDGRVCISILHAPGDDPMGYESSAERWSPVQSVEKILLSVVSMLAEPNDESGANVDASKMWREDREQFNKIAKQIVQKSLGL; from the exons AGCTGACCCTGAACCCACCAGAAGGGATTGTGGCAg GTCCCATGAATGAAGAGAACTTCTTTGAATGGGAAGCCCTGATCAT GGGTCCTGAAGACACCTGTTTTGAGTATGGGGTTTTCCCTGCTATCCTGAGTTTCCCACTCGATTACCCGTTGAGTCCTCCGAAGATGAGGTTCACGTGTGAGATGTTCCATCCCAACA tttatcCAGATGGGAGAGTCTGCATCTCTATCCTTCATGCTCCTGGGGATGATCCCATGGGATATGAGAGCAGCGCGGAACGGTGGAGCCCTGTGCAGAGTGTGGAGAAGATCCTCTTGTCAGTTGTTAGCATGCTGGCAG AGCCAAATGATGAAAGTGGAGCCAATGTAGATGCCTCCAAGATGTGGCGGGAAGACAGAGAACAATTCAACAAAATTGCCAAGCAGATTGTGCAGAAGTCACTCGGACTTTAA
- the UBE2G2 gene encoding ubiquitin-conjugating enzyme E2 G2 isoform X4, with product MAGTALKRLMAEYKRPMNEENFFEWEALIMGPEDTCFEYGVFPAILSFPLDYPLSPPKMRFTCEMFHPNIYPDGRVCISILHAPGDDPMGYESSAERWSPVQSVEKILLSVVSMLAEPNDESGANVDASKMWREDREQFNKIAKQIVQKSLGL from the exons GTCCCATGAATGAAGAGAACTTCTTTGAATGGGAAGCCCTGATCAT GGGTCCTGAAGACACCTGTTTTGAGTATGGGGTTTTCCCTGCTATCCTGAGTTTCCCACTCGATTACCCGTTGAGTCCTCCGAAGATGAGGTTCACGTGTGAGATGTTCCATCCCAACA tttatcCAGATGGGAGAGTCTGCATCTCTATCCTTCATGCTCCTGGGGATGATCCCATGGGATATGAGAGCAGCGCGGAACGGTGGAGCCCTGTGCAGAGTGTGGAGAAGATCCTCTTGTCAGTTGTTAGCATGCTGGCAG AGCCAAATGATGAAAGTGGAGCCAATGTAGATGCCTCCAAGATGTGGCGGGAAGACAGAGAACAATTCAACAAAATTGCCAAGCAGATTGTGCAGAAGTCACTCGGACTTTAA